The following coding sequences lie in one Corticium candelabrum chromosome 10, ooCorCand1.1, whole genome shotgun sequence genomic window:
- the LOC134185406 gene encoding uncharacterized protein K02A2.6-like has translation MPSINTDLSKKQSQIQEVDCGNEQGVELETVRINVVGGQSSTLEYRQCVCELAGVSLSLVIDLGAKVSVLSKRSYDRWFSWSKLEPANRKLVGYAGSPIKVLGKAKLPVRYRRCQLAEFPFYITDKGTDILGLDLFDALGFQICWDPEELGSHSVQAVDLLNDGVTKGGWSRRWPRVFSGLGKANHFVHCPLVNTTVPPIMQPLRRLSLALRERVAEELDRWESLDIIEKVDSSPWISNLVVVWKKSGAIRLCVDLRRANQAIIPGKHPLPTMEDIAAEFYGSTVFSKLDLNQGYLQIPLAEESRFITAFVTHKGTYQFKRMPFGLASAPSAFQKVMVTVVAGIPGVAVYMDDIVVHGPDRPSHNKRLNDVFQRLQHHNLTLNVDKCTFAVKEISFVGHSISASGIRPLTSNIEAVERLKEPTSVTELNSFLGMTNYYLRFVQGYADISSPLRCLLRKDAHWEWSTECQTAFDKLKQLVTSAPVLAHFSSTADTFVSCDASGVAIGAVLSQIQDGQERPVAYASRALSPAEQKYAVGEREALACVWACEKWHVFLFGRPFVLRTDHQALVSLLSASGTGQRPLRLHRWTERLYKYTFRVEYRPGHSNQVADLLSRSPAPAENSAWDSDDVEECILLLSTWSPGVPLDEMERESGADAEIQTVLRCIREGWHDVKGEFRPFWNVRHELAPVGGKSSCLMRGNRIVVPRLLQKRVLQLAHEGHLGVVRMKQRCREFAWWPGIDRQIEQMVRDCEPCLVSGKSRQPVHAPLQPTPWTAVPWQRLQVDIFGEIQIAMAHQRYAILVHDLGSKWPEVRLCSQVRTQEVVQFLEDLIVRWGFPESITTDNGPQFRSYEFQQWLRERGIRHILTPLYHPKANGGVERFNQVLKQGLKTGLLEGRSVESSVQSTLFNYRSTAHSLTRKSPAEVMLGRKLRQPLSQMIPRQDKKGSLQLKNADEVVARKQAAMKAYVDHKRRARASSFSPGSWVRVKRPLRGHKLKSQLSDPVEVWSRVGKDTYLLQDGRLWHADQLIAVAKPAGVANTAAVLSWTEGEEEISEDMTGNQHDGGNVEVEGEAASDAGTAHDHENETETTRPKRVRTRPKRFEDFEVEYATRLEGGENVVFVDAC, from the exons ATGCCCAGCATCAACACAGACCT GTCAAAGAAACAGTCACAGATCCAGGAAGTTGATTGTGGCAATGAGCAAGGGGTAGAGTTGGAGACCGTTCGAATCAATGTTGTTGGTGGTCAGTCCAGTACACTCGAGTATCGCCAATGCGTTTGCGAGTTAGCTGGTGTCAGTTTGTCACTTGTTATTGACTTGGGGGCGAAGGTTTCAGTGCTGTCAAAAAGGTCATATGATCGATGGTTTTCTTGGAGTAAGCTGGAACCAGCAAATCGAAAGCTAGTTGGTTATGCAGGATCGCCAATAAAGGTGTTGGGAAAGGCAAAGCTACCAGTCCGATACCGGAGATGTCAATTAGCAGAGTTTCCATTCTATATTACAGACAAGGGGACAGACATACTAGGTCTCGACTTGTTTGATGCCCTGggatttcaaatttgttggGATCCAGAAGAACTAGGCAGTCATAGTGTACAAGCGGTTGACTTGCTCAACGATGGAGTTACTAAGGGAGGTTGGAGTCGGAGATGGCCTAGGGTGTTCAGTGGATTGGGGAAAGCCAATCACTTTGTTCATTGCCCGTTAGTGAACACCACCGTACCACCGATTATGCAGCCACTTAGGAGATTGTCACTGGCTCTACGAGAGAGGGTGGCAGAGGAGTTGGATCGTTGGGAGAGTTTGGATATCATTGAAAAAGTGGATTCATCCCCATGGATCTCAAATTTAGTAGTTGTATGGAAGAAATCAGGGGCAATTAGACTCTGCGTAGACCTTCGAAGAGCCAATCAGGCAATCATACCTGGCAAGCATCCACTTCCAACAATGGAAGACATAGCGGCAGAGTTTTATGGATCTACAGTATTTTCGAAGCTGGACTTAAACCAGGGGTACTTGCAAATACCTTTGGCAGAGGAAAGTCGCTTTATTACAGCATTTGTAACACATAAGGGGACTTACCAGTTCAAGAGAATGCCATTCGGTTTGGCATCGGCCCCAAGTGCCTTCCAGAAAGTCATGGTTACGGTCGTAGCCGGAATACCAGGAGTTGCTGTCTACATGGACGATATTGTCGTTCATGGGCCAGATCGACCAAGTCACAATAAGAGACTGAATGATGTGTTTCAACGActacaacatcacaatttgaCACTAAATGTGGACAAGTGCACTTTTGCAGTTAAGGAAATATCATTTGTGGGACACAGTATTTCGGCGAGTGGTATTCGTCCTCTAACATCTAACATAGAAGCAGTTGAAAGACTGAAAGAACCGACATCAGTGACAGAACTAAATTCATTCCTCGGTATGACAAATTACTACCTCCGGTTCGTGCAGGGCTATGCTGATATCTCTTCTCCTTTGCGGTGCTTATTACGGAAGGATGCCCATTGGGAATGGTCCACTGAATGTCAAACGGCATTTGACAAATTGAAACAGCTTGTCACATCAGCACCAGTTCTTGCCCACTTTTCATCCACAGCGGACACCTTTGTGTCGTGTGACGCTTCTGGAGTAGCTATTGGGGCAGTATTGTCTCAAATACAAGATGGACAGGAACGTCCTGTGGCATATGCGTCCCGTGCGTTGTCACCAGCAGAGCAGAAATATGCTGTGGGAGAACGAGAGGCATTGGcctgtgtgtgggcgtgtgagAAGTGgcatgtatttttgtttggaCGACCGTTTGTACTTCGTACCGATCACCAAGCCTTGGTATCACTGCTATCTGCGTCAGGAACAGGTCAAAGGCCATTACGATTACACCGGTGGACAGAACGGCTGTACAAGTATACATTCCGCGTGGAATATCGACCTGGTCATTCCAATCAAGTTGCTGATCTACTGTCGAGGTCACCAGCTCCAGCTGAGAATTCAGCATGGGACTCTGATGATGTGGAAGAATGTATATTATTGTTGAGCACATGGAGCCCGGGGGTACCCTTGGATGAAATGGAAAGGGAGTCAGGTGCAGATGCAGAAATCCAAACGGTTTTAAGGTGCATCCGGGAAGGATGGCACGATGTCAAAGGAGAGTTCCGTCCTTTTTGGAATGTTCGACACGAGTTGGCACCTGTGGGTGGAAAGTCGAGTTGTCTGATGAGAGGGAATCGAATAGTCGTACCAAGGTTGCTGCAGAAACGGGTGCTACAGCTAGCTCATGAGGGTCACTTGGGGGTTGTTCGTATGAAACAGAGATGCCGAGAGTTTGCCTGGTGGCCTGGGATTGACCGCCAAATTGAGCAAATGGTGAGAGATTGTGAGCCCTGCCTTGTCAGCGGGAAGTCTCGCCAACCTGTACATGCTCCATTACAACCTACTCCTTGGACAGCGGTACCGTGGCAACGACTTCAGGTAGATATCTTTGGAGAAATTCAAATAGCAATGGCTCACCAGCGATACGCTATTCTAGTTCATGATCTGGGATCAAAGTGGCCAGAAGTAAGACTGTGCTCACAAGTGCGGACGCAAGAGGTTGTGCAGTTTTTGGAAGACCTTATTGTTAGGTGGGGGTTTCCTGAGTCGATAACAACGGACAATGGACCTCAGTTCCGGTCGTATGAGTTTCAGCAGTGGTTACGAGAACGGGGTATTCGCCATATTCTCACACCACTGTATCATCCAAAAGCAAATGGAGGAGTCGAAAGATTCAATCAAGTGCTTAAACAAGGCCTGAAGACAGGGTTGTTGGAAGGACGTTCAGTGGAGAGTTCAGTGCAAAGCACATTGTTTAATTACCGGTCTACGGCGCATTCACTTACGAGGAAATCACCAGCAGAAGTTATGTTGGGCCGAAAGCTTCGGCAGCCCTTATCCCAGATGATTCCTAGGCAAGATAAGAAGGGATCACTTCAGCTGAAGAATGCGGACGAGGTCGTGGCAAGGAAACAGGCAGCGATGAAGGCATATGTAGATCATAAAAGGAGAGCTAGAGCTTCGTCCTTTTCTCCCGGAAGTTGGGTAAGAGTAAAGCGTCCGCTAAGAGGCCATAAGTTGAAGTCGCAATTGTCCGATCCAGTAGAAGTCTGGTCAAGGGTAGGGAAGGACACTTACCTGCTACAAGATGGACGTCTGTGGCATGCTGACCAATTAATTGCTGTGGCGAAGCCAGCTGGTGttgcaaatacagctgcagtacTCAGCTGGACTGAGGGGGAAGAGGAGATCTCAGAAGACATGACAGGAAATCAACACGATGGGGGAAATGTCGAAGTCGAAGGAGAGGCAGCAAGTGATGCAGGCACTGCCCATGATCATGAAAAtgagacagaaacaacaaggcCAAAACGAGTGAGGACAAGGCCCAAACGCTTCGAAGATTTTGAGGTGGAATATGCAACTCGATTAGAAGGGGGAGaaaatgttgtgtttgtagatgcttGCTAG